Proteins encoded within one genomic window of Cellulomonas flavigena DSM 20109:
- a CDS encoding Fpg/Nei family DNA glycosylase produces MPEGHTVHRIARQMTLDLVGRPLAVSSPQGRFAAGAARLDGRTMTSATAVGKQLFATFDTGEVLRVHLGLYGAWDLYGDVSPLGDGARARSSLGAPRVRPGAVMDAQPSTRRLRMGEGESEVAVDAGATWPPPPIGQVRVRLDSGSVVADLRGPTACEVLTADEAALVRDRLGPDPLVVEDVDTAGEVVVDRVTRRNVAVGQLLMDQAVVAGIGNIYRAELLFRARLDPWTPGRRVPADVVRAVWRDWTGLLADGVRDGMILTREDLDAAGRAAAVADPTLRHWVYGRAGQPCRVCGTPVRVEEMATRKLYRCPVCQV; encoded by the coding sequence GTGCCGGAGGGTCATACCGTTCACCGCATCGCGCGGCAGATGACGCTGGATCTCGTGGGGCGGCCGCTGGCCGTGTCCTCGCCGCAGGGGCGGTTCGCCGCCGGGGCCGCGCGGCTCGACGGGCGGACGATGACGAGCGCGACGGCGGTCGGCAAGCAGCTGTTCGCGACGTTCGACACCGGCGAGGTGCTGCGCGTGCACCTCGGCCTCTACGGCGCGTGGGACCTGTACGGCGACGTCAGCCCGCTCGGCGACGGCGCGCGTGCGCGCAGCAGCCTCGGGGCGCCGCGGGTCCGGCCCGGGGCGGTCATGGACGCGCAGCCCTCGACGCGCCGCCTGCGTATGGGCGAGGGGGAGTCGGAGGTCGCGGTCGACGCGGGCGCGACGTGGCCGCCGCCGCCGATCGGCCAGGTGCGCGTGCGCCTCGACTCGGGGTCCGTGGTCGCGGACCTGCGCGGCCCGACGGCGTGCGAGGTGCTGACCGCGGACGAGGCGGCGCTCGTGCGCGACCGGCTGGGCCCCGACCCGCTGGTGGTGGAGGACGTCGACACGGCGGGCGAGGTCGTCGTCGACCGCGTGACCCGCCGGAACGTGGCCGTGGGGCAGCTGCTCATGGACCAGGCGGTGGTCGCCGGGATCGGCAACATCTACCGGGCGGAGCTGCTGTTCCGTGCGCGGCTCGACCCGTGGACGCCGGGCAGGCGGGTGCCGGCGGACGTCGTGCGGGCGGTCTGGCGCGACTGGACGGGCCTGCTCGCCGACGGCGTGCGCGACGGCATGATCCTCACGCGCGAGGACCTCGACGCCGCCGGGCGCGCGGCCGCGGTGGCCGATCCGACGCTGCGGCACTGGGTCTACGGGCGCGCGGGCCAGCCGTGCCGGGTGTGCGG
- a CDS encoding tyrosine-protein phosphatase, whose translation MDDVTLPPHPPTTPHGEPVPDARAAAVTTADPHVLATDALANLRDVGGRTTADGRSVRRRVAFRSAELRAPAVAVDPVVAGLGVRTVVDLRTAAERAAAPDVLPAGATGVHADVLAAAPDAPAADLSEILQRPQEAQRVLTALDPPAAMRRTYVDLVTSDAGRAGYATLLRRLLDPAAGPVLYHCTAGKDRTGWGTSVLLLALGVDEAAVREEYLAVNPAVRAMYAPLLQRFADVGGDPGLLVPLLEVQEAYLDAALDAVAEHHGTFGGYLREGLGLRDDEVAALRDALLE comes from the coding sequence GTGGACGACGTCACGCTGCCCCCGCACCCGCCGACGACGCCGCACGGCGAGCCCGTGCCCGACGCCCGGGCCGCCGCCGTCACCACCGCGGACCCGCACGTCCTGGCCACGGACGCACTGGCGAACCTGCGCGACGTGGGCGGACGGACGACGGCCGACGGGCGCAGCGTGCGGCGCCGGGTCGCGTTCCGCTCCGCCGAGCTGCGGGCGCCGGCCGTCGCGGTCGACCCGGTCGTGGCCGGGCTCGGGGTGCGGACCGTCGTCGACCTGCGCACGGCCGCCGAGCGTGCGGCGGCGCCCGACGTGCTCCCCGCGGGCGCGACGGGCGTGCACGCCGACGTCCTCGCGGCGGCCCCGGACGCCCCCGCCGCGGACCTGAGCGAGATCCTGCAGCGCCCGCAGGAGGCGCAGCGGGTGCTCACGGCGCTCGACCCGCCCGCCGCGATGCGGCGAACGTACGTCGACCTCGTGACGAGCGACGCGGGACGTGCCGGGTACGCGACGCTCCTGCGCCGTCTCCTGGACCCGGCGGCCGGGCCCGTGCTGTACCACTGCACCGCGGGCAAGGACCGCACCGGCTGGGGCACGTCGGTGCTGCTGCTCGCGCTGGGCGTGGACGAGGCGGCCGTGCGTGAGGAGTACCTCGCGGTGAACCCCGCCGTGCGCGCGATGTACGCGCCGCTCCTCCAGAGGTTCGCGGACGTCGGTGGGGACCCGGGGCTGCTGGTGCCGCTGCTCGAGGTGCAGGAGGCGTACCTCGACGCAGCGCTCGACGCCGTCGCGGAGCACCACGGCACGTTCGGCGGCTACCTGCGTGAAGGGCTCGGGCTGCGTGACGACGAGGTGGCGGCGCTGCGGGACGCGCTGCTCGAGTGA
- a CDS encoding methionine ABC transporter ATP-binding protein, with translation MIELSGLRKVYPSPAGDVVALDGIDLTVERGTVHGIVGRSGAGKSTLIRCLTGLERPTSGTVTVDGVTISDLPEKRLRTARRRTGMVFQHVNLLDSRTIAGNVAYPLEVAGVARPQRAARVAELLDLVGLGDRASAYPAQLSGGQKQRVGIARALATEPPVLLCDEPTSALDGETTRQILGLVRDLRDRLGITVVVITHEPAVVREVCDAVTLLEHGRVVQSGALAQVVTEVGSPLSRALVPVPDVPRSGRRRLVEAVYATDALATSAAFAAVAGLGDDVEVLSATVEPLAGVRVGRLIVDTPEARTDEVVARLRAAGLDPLAAPVTEREVA, from the coding sequence GTGATCGAGCTCTCAGGCCTCCGCAAGGTCTACCCGTCCCCCGCCGGGGACGTCGTCGCGCTCGACGGCATCGACCTCACCGTCGAGCGCGGCACGGTGCACGGCATCGTCGGACGCTCCGGCGCCGGCAAGTCGACGCTCATCCGCTGCCTCACGGGCCTCGAGCGGCCCACGTCCGGCACGGTCACGGTCGACGGCGTGACGATCTCCGACCTGCCCGAGAAGCGGCTGCGCACCGCACGCCGCCGGACCGGCATGGTCTTCCAGCACGTCAACCTGCTCGACTCCCGCACGATCGCCGGGAACGTCGCCTACCCGCTCGAGGTCGCCGGTGTCGCGCGACCGCAGCGCGCCGCCCGCGTCGCCGAGCTCCTCGACCTCGTCGGGCTCGGCGACCGCGCGTCGGCGTACCCCGCGCAGCTGTCCGGCGGGCAGAAGCAGCGCGTGGGCATCGCGCGGGCCCTGGCCACCGAGCCCCCGGTGCTGCTGTGCGACGAGCCCACCTCGGCGCTCGACGGGGAGACCACCCGCCAGATCCTCGGCCTCGTGCGCGACCTGCGCGACCGCCTCGGCATCACCGTCGTCGTCATCACGCACGAGCCCGCGGTCGTCCGCGAGGTCTGCGACGCCGTCACGCTGCTCGAGCACGGGCGCGTCGTGCAGTCGGGCGCGCTCGCGCAGGTCGTCACGGAGGTCGGCTCGCCGCTGTCCCGCGCCCTGGTGCCCGTCCCTGACGTCCCCCGGTCCGGCCGGCGGCGGCTCGTCGAGGCCGTCTACGCCACCGACGCCCTCGCCACGAGCGCGGCCTTCGCGGCCGTCGCGGGGCTCGGCGACGACGTCGAGGTGCTGTCCGCCACGGTCGAGCCGCTCGCCGGCGTGCGCGTCGGCCGCCTCATCGTCGACACCCCCGAGGCACGCACGGACGAGGTCGTGGCGCGGCTGCGCGCCGCCGGCCTCGACCCGCTCGCCGCGCCCGTGACCGAGCGGGAGGTCGCGTGA
- a CDS encoding methionine ABC transporter permease: MGDLWTELTTNRVILAKLPEATLETLQMVGLSALVTVLLGLPLGLLLRSLSADGLLPNRPVAQVLGFVVNVLRSLPFIILAVAVIPLTRAIVGTSLGWEAAVVPLSVGTIPFFARLVETAVRDVAPGKVEAARVMGSTTPKILWTVLVREALPSIVSGFTVTVIALIGFSAMAGAIGGGGLGFLAITYGFQRFDPVVLYTSVVVIVVLVTVVQVVGDAVARRLDHR, from the coding sequence ATGGGCGACCTGTGGACCGAGCTCACGACCAACCGCGTCATCCTCGCCAAGCTCCCCGAGGCGACGCTCGAGACCCTGCAGATGGTGGGCCTGTCGGCGCTCGTCACCGTGCTCCTCGGGCTGCCGCTGGGCCTGCTCCTGCGCTCGCTGTCCGCCGACGGCCTGCTCCCGAACCGGCCCGTCGCCCAGGTGCTCGGGTTCGTGGTCAACGTGCTGCGCTCGCTGCCGTTCATCATCCTGGCCGTCGCCGTCATCCCGCTGACGCGCGCGATCGTCGGGACCTCGCTCGGCTGGGAGGCAGCCGTCGTGCCGTTGAGCGTCGGGACCATCCCGTTCTTCGCGCGGCTCGTCGAGACAGCGGTGCGCGACGTCGCCCCGGGCAAGGTCGAGGCGGCCCGCGTCATGGGCTCGACGACGCCGAAGATCCTGTGGACCGTGCTGGTGCGCGAGGCGCTGCCGAGCATCGTGTCCGGGTTCACCGTCACCGTCATCGCGCTCATCGGGTTCTCCGCGATGGCCGGCGCGATCGGCGGCGGCGGCCTCGGCTTCCTCGCCATCACCTACGGCTTCCAGCGCTTCGACCCCGTCGTGCTGTACACGTCCGTCGTCGTCATCGTCGTGCTGGTCACGGTCGTGCAGGTGGTCGGTGACGCCGTCGCGCGCCGCCTGGACCACCGCTGA